The Thermococcus sp. 4557 genomic sequence TGCCCAAGAAAGGTCTTTGAATGGAGCGAGGAGCTCAGCGAAAAGGGTGTCCACTACCCGGTTCCTGTTAACGCCGAGAAGTGCGTCAAGTGCAAGCTCTGCGAGCTTCTCTGCCCGGACTTTGCCATCGCGGTTAGGTGGTGACCATGATTATTCGTGGAAACGAGCCTGAACAGCTCAGGCTCCTTAGAAAGCTCTACAAACCGGGCAACTACTTCATGC encodes the following:
- a CDS encoding 2-oxoglutarate ferredoxin oxidoreductase subunit delta, whose amino-acid sequence is MADVEGKTVVVKENYLVTGKAEGVVEIDVDTFLCKGCGVCVEMCPRKVFEWSEELSEKGVHYPVPVNAEKCVKCKLCELLCPDFAIAVRW